Within the Spirochaetota bacterium genome, the region AGGGTGGGCCCGCACCCGGGCGGGCTGGGCGACACGGCCGACCTGAACACGGCCGGGGCGGGCTACCGGATGGGCTTCTATAAGAACGATATTCTTACAATAAGCTTTATGAACGAGATGTGGATATTCGGTAATGTCCAGGATCGCGCGCTCAGGTTCGGCCTGGAGGCGCTGCTTTTCGGGAACTGGGCGCTCAGGACGGGCATGTCCCTCCCGAATGAATTGTCCTATGGAAGCTTCACGATGGGCGCCGGGTACCGCCTGGAGTCGCAGGCGTACGCGATAAGTCTCGATTACGCGATGGCGTATCACCGCGAATCGGACTTCGCGCATTACGTGGGACTGTCCCTGCAGTTCGGGGAGCTCGACCGCGAACCCCCCAGGACGGGAATCACGGCGTCCGACCGCTACATGTCGCCCAACTTCGACGGCAGCAAGGACTACGTGCGCTTCGCGACCGTGGTGCGCGACCGCAGCGCCATCAAGGGGTGGCGGCTGCAGATAACCGCCCAGGACGGGGCGCTCGTCCGCGAATATCGCATATCCGACCGCGACATGGAGGAGAGCGCCTCTCCCTTCGCGCTGCTCGGGCGCATCGTCCGCACGCAGGAATCCATGATCGTCCCCGAATCGATACTCTGGGACGGCACCGACTCGAAGGGGCGCACGGTGCCGGACGGCCGCTACGATTATGCGTTCATCGTGTGGGACGAGTTCGACAATATCTCCAAGGCGCGCACGGGATCGGTCATCGTGGACAACACGGCCCCCGCGATCGAGCTGAAGGCCGCCGACCTGCTCTTCTCGCCCAACGGCGACGGACGGAAGGACGAGCTCGTCGTGGAACAGGTATTCTCGTCCGCGCCCGCCGACGAGTGGCATGCGGTGTTCGCGGACGCATCCGGCCGCGCCGTGCGAAGCTTCACCTGGAAGGGAGACGCGATACCGGCCATGCTCTCATGGGACGGCAAGGACGACGCGGGGGCCGATGCGCCGGAAGGCATTTACACGCTCGCGGTCGAGTCCCGGGACGGGGCGGACAACGCCGTGAAACGGACGCTCAAAAACATCTCCCTCACGCGGGCCTTCGAGAGCGCCGATATCACCGCCTCCCTCGAGTACTTTTCCATTCCCCTGCAGCGGGAGATGAAGTTCTTCCTTTCGCTTTCTAAAACCGAAGGGCTCGATGACTGGAGGGTCATCATCGCGGACAAAGAAGGCAAGCCCCTCAGGGAATTTTTCGGCGCGGCGTTCGAGAACCTTGTCGCGTGGGACGGCAGGGACGCGGGCGGCACGCCACTCGCGAACGGGAAATATTTTTACAGCCTGCGCACCAGATTCGCGAGCGGGAACGCGCCCGCGTCGTTCACCAAGGAGCTCGTCCTTGACGGCACCGCGCCCGACATCTCGATCAAATTCTCCCCCTCCCCCTTCTCGCCCGACGCCGACGGGGAAAACGACACCCTCGTGCTCAGGCCCGGGCTCCAGGATGAGACCGGCATCGACGACTGGCGCATAACGATATTTTCGGCCGCGAACGAGCCCTTCAAGCAGTTTCGCGGGAAGGGCATCCCGGCCCGGGAGATTGTGTGGGACGGCCTGAGTGAGAAGAACGAGGTGCTGGAATCCGCCGTCGACTATTTCATCGAGTTCGAGGCCGTGGACCTCGCCGGAAACCGCGCCCGCGCCCCGCGGCTCAAGCTCCCGGTGGACGTCCTGGTGATGGTCACGGAGCGGGGCTTAAAGATCCGCATCAGCAACATCGAGTTCGCCTTCGACAGCGCGGGGCTCACCCCCGGCGCGCGCCCCATCCTGAACAGGGTCGTCGACATCCTCGAGAAGTACGAGAACTACTTCGTCCTGGTCGAGGGCCACACCGACGATATCGGCGAAGAGGAATACAATATCCGTCTCTCCGAGGACCGTGCGAAATCGGTGATGGACTACCTGGTCGACAAGGGGATCGACAAGAAGCGGCTTACGTTCAGGGGCATGGGCGAAACCGCCCCGTTCCTGCCGAACACGAGCGCCGAAAACCAGCGGCGAAACCGCCGCGTCGAGTTCCTTTTAAAGAAAAAGGAAACCCAATGACGAAGAAGCCGGCGGAGATAATCTTCACGGACCTGGACGGCACGCTCCTGGATCATGCCACCTACAGCTACGAGCGCGCGCTCCCGGGCCTCGATTTGGTGCGCGCGCTCCGCATCCCGCTCGTGATGGTGTCCAGCAAAACCTTTCCCGAGATGGCGGCCCTGCACGCGGAGCTTTCCCTTCACTCCCCGTTCATCTTCGAGAACGGGGGCGGCATCGCCTGGGTCGAACCCTCGGGTGACGAGGAGTTCAGCGTGGAAATTCTCGGCATCCCCTTCGAAGAGATACGCGCCGCGGTTCCCGCCGTGGAGGAGGCCCTGGGATTCGCGATCACGCCCATAGGCGACCTGGACGACGGGGAGCTTGCCGCGCGTACGGGGCTCACCCCCGAACGCGTGCGCCTCGCGAAGATGCGGCGTGCCTCGATGCCCTTCATCGTCCCGGACGCGGCGGCGCGTATCGACCTGGAATCGGCGAG harbors:
- a CDS encoding HAD-IIB family hydrolase, which encodes MTKKPAEIIFTDLDGTLLDHATYSYERALPGLDLVRALRIPLVMVSSKTFPEMAALHAELSLHSPFIFENGGGIAWVEPSGDEEFSVEILGIPFEEIRAAVPAVEEALGFAITPIGDLDDGELAARTGLTPERVRLAKMRRASMPFIVPDAAARIDLESASARVARLGLVVTRGGRFYHLIGKGADKGEAVRRVIGYYLRTWGWDSLESGGIGDSENDVPLLRAVTMPVLVRRHDGSYIDCGFEVIKTAEAGPAGFSEAVTLLCGEE